GCCCGCCCAGATCACACCGAACTGGGCGAGCCCCAGGACCACGATGACGAACACCAGGGTGGACTTACGGCCCCACCTGTCCGACAACCAGCCCACGACACCGCGGCCGACGCCGTTGATGACCGCCATGACGCCCATCGACGAGGCCGCCACCAGCGGGCCGAAGCCCACGTCCTTGGCGAAGTCGACCTGGAAGGAGATACCGAAGATCGACACACCGGCGGTCATCACGATGGAGATCCACATCAGCGGCAGCATGCCCGTTCTGATGGCCTCCTTGGGCGTGTACTGCCTCGCCGCCGGAGGGTTCTTGGCCAGACCCGTCGCGGTCCTCCCGGCGCCCGCGTACGTCAGCGGGTCGATGTCCGAGGGCCACCAGTTCTTCGGCGGGTCCTTGAAGAAGAACGCGCATCCTGCCACCACGACCATGATGTAGCAGCCGATGAGGTCGAGGACCCGGTGGTAGTTCGCCGTGTCGAAGCCGTAGTTGAAGATGAAGATGAACGGCAGCGAGCCGTACGCGAACCCGCCGTTGACGAACCCGGTCCGTGCGCCCCTGCGCTCCGGGAACCACTTGCCGACCATGTTGATGCAGGTCGCGTAGACCAGGCCGGCCCCGATACCGCCGACCACGCCGAATCCCAGGATCGCCGGCAGGACGTTGCTCAGGTGCGACAGGGCGAGGAAACCGACCACGCACAGGCCGGAGCCGACGTACATCGCCGCGCGCGCGGTCAGGATGCCCTTCTCCCGCAGCCAGCCCGCGGGAAAGGCGATGCCGGCCTGGAAGAAGACCCAGACACTGAGGATCCAGAAGGTGTTGCTCTGCGTCCAGCCGTGCGCGTGGGACAGGGTGTCCTCCGCGGAGCCGTACGCGTACTCGAAGACACTGATCGCCATCATGGCGATCCACGGCAGGTAGATCATGAGTTTGCGCGAGTGGCCGAGGATGTCCCGGTCGCTCTCGCCGACGCGGTAGACGCGGCCGCGGGAGTCGGTCACTTCGCGGTAGGGACGGTTTGCGGCGTCGGAGTGTGCCGCCGAGCTCTTTGTCGCGAACGGATCTGCCGTCATATCAGGCCATTTCCTCGCCGAGCGGTTGCGGGTTGGGAACGATGCGACGACGGGCCCCCGGCCTTGCGGGCGCCTTCAGGAAGAGCGCCAGTACCGCGGAGGCCAGCCCGATGGAACCTGCCAGGACGAACGCGCCCTCGTAGTCCCAGGCGCCGACCACGATCGAGCCGACGCCGGAGCCCACGAGACCCGAGATGAGCTTCGAGCTGTAGACCATCCCGTAGTTCGTGGCGTTGTTGTTCTCGCCGAAGTAGTCCGCCGTCATGGCCGCGAACAGCGGGAAGATCGCACCGCCGCCGAAGCCGGAGACCATGGAGCAGAACAGGAAGAACGGCATGCTGCCCATCCGGCCGGAGACCAGCACGCCGAACTGGGCGGTGCCGAGCACGATGCAGACGATGATCAGCGTGTTACGGCGGCCGCAGCGGTCGGATATCCAGCCGATGACGCCGCGTCCGGTGCCGTTGACGATGGCCTTCAGGGACATCGCCGTGGCCACGATCCCGCCCGCGAAACCCATGTCCTTGCCGAACGGCACCTGGAAGGCGATACCGAAGATATTGATGCCGGCCGTGCACAGCAGACAGAACCACATCATCCACAGAACGGGGGTGCGGGCGGCCTCCCCGGGGGTGTACTGCTTGACCGCCGGAGGGTTCTTCTCCAGCGCCCGGCGGATCTTCGGGTCGTCGGTCAACCTGAGCGGGTCGACGTGCGGCGGCCACCAGTTCTTCGGCGGGTCCTTGAAGAACCACCCCGCGAACGCCACGACGGAGCAGCAGATGAGGCCCACCGTCACCAGGACGCCCTTGTAGTTGCCGAGATCCATGTACGAGGTGAACAGGAAGACGAAGGGCACCGAGCCGTAGGCGAAACCGCCGTTGACCATGCCGGTCTTGCCGCCCTTGCGCTCCGGATACCACTTGCCGACCATGTTCACGCAGGTCGCGTAGACGAGTCCGGCGCCGATGCCGCTGCACACGCCGAAGCCGAG
The Streptomyces sp. CGMCC 4.7035 DNA segment above includes these coding regions:
- a CDS encoding OFA family MFS transporter, whose protein sequence is MTADPFATKSSAAHSDAANRPYREVTDSRGRVYRVGESDRDILGHSRKLMIYLPWIAMMAISVFEYAYGSAEDTLSHAHGWTQSNTFWILSVWVFFQAGIAFPAGWLREKGILTARAAMYVGSGLCVVGFLALSHLSNVLPAILGFGVVGGIGAGLVYATCINMVGKWFPERRGARTGFVNGGFAYGSLPFIFIFNYGFDTANYHRVLDLIGCYIMVVVAGCAFFFKDPPKNWWPSDIDPLTYAGAGRTATGLAKNPPAARQYTPKEAIRTGMLPLMWISIVMTAGVSIFGISFQVDFAKDVGFGPLVAASSMGVMAVINGVGRGVVGWLSDRWGRKSTLVFVIVVLGLAQFGVIWAGDVKSEWLFLFFAFLSGFGGGAFYPLFAALTPDYFGENYNATNYGLVYSGKLISGLFGGGLGSMVVAAWGYDGAYALAGGVSMVAAGIALLLRQPGRSREVTPAPRPQAAG
- a CDS encoding OFA family MFS transporter, whose protein sequence is MTTTDYSMSVPYREVTDRNGRVYRIGESDRDIMGRPRWTMVLFPWMGMLGISSSEYAFTSAEDTLHEAHLWSSGHIFWLMGVWVFFQAAVAFPAGRLRENGRLPARHAMMLGALGTVLGYLSLAYAPHVTVAYLGFGVCSGIGAGLVYATCVNMVGKWYPERKGGKTGMVNGGFAYGSVPFVFLFTSYMDLGNYKGVLVTVGLICCSVVAFAGWFFKDPPKNWWPPHVDPLRLTDDPKIRRALEKNPPAVKQYTPGEAARTPVLWMMWFCLLCTAGINIFGIAFQVPFGKDMGFAGGIVATAMSLKAIVNGTGRGVIGWISDRCGRRNTLIIVCIVLGTAQFGVLVSGRMGSMPFFLFCSMVSGFGGGAIFPLFAAMTADYFGENNNATNYGMVYSSKLISGLVGSGVGSIVVGAWDYEGAFVLAGSIGLASAVLALFLKAPARPGARRRIVPNPQPLGEEMA